AAAAGGATTGCCCAATGTTGTTGAATGTTCATTGTTTACTCAGTTTTATCCCATTCCTCCTCCCTAGACCACCCAAACCAGAGGCTTCCCAAACTCTGCTTGGGGGAACAGCTACAGTATCTGTGGAGACCTAGCTGGTGCCGGCTCCGCTATCTCGCCTCCAGCCACTAAATCACATCAAAAGAAGTTACATCCTTTGCTACTAAAGTTGTTTCTTGTAGGTGATTGTTGTCATAACCCCTGGGAGGCTGTGTGATGAGGGGCAGGTTCCACAAGATAGTGAACTGGTGAGCTGGTGAGGTCCATATGAGTGTCTATGACACACTCTCCATGAAGTTATGACCCGTACTATGAAAAAGTCCAAGAACCCCTGTGCTgaacaattcctctccctccttgggtTCACACCCTTCTAATCCTTGGAGATGGTTCTCAAATCTTCTCCTGGAAGGAGTCACCAGCAAATACATTTTGTCCCTTTAACTAATGCCCCAGGTCAGCTGGAGGAGTCTAGCAGCCAGTCCCAAAGAAGAGGCATGGGAACGGGGCTGAAGGCGACAGAAAGCAGCTGTGAGGAGTAGGGCACCTGGGTCAAAATGATTTCCAAGAGATCTACGGGCATGTTTCCCCTGGGGAAggcttttccccttccctcctaACACGCCCCCAAGTGCCACTGTGAGAGCCTGTCTCCTGACGCACTGGGTGCTGGCCCTGCCGGCAGTGAGatatgggactagatgacctgtaaGACTGCTCCAGTCTGTCAGGAGGCGAGATATGGGATCAGAAACTCCATGATCAGCTCTGGTCGGGAGACGCCAATGGGCAGTTTTGCTTTGAGGTTTGCTGGTCGCTCTACAACGAAACAGTGTCACACGGTTCAATTTTCAGAAAATATCACAATACCAACGAACAACTTCTGTCTCCAGCGCCTGTGCGACTGGCCTTGGTAGGAGCCTTCTCAATACTGCTCAGAaagcagcagagccagggctggcagACACGGGACGAAGGCCGAGGTGTAGCAGTCGAATGCTCAGTGTTCCTGGGTGATGTTACAAAAGGGACACAGAACAGACTCTGCTCCCCGAATGCTGAGCGGGGCAGCCTGCCTGAACTGATAATGGCAGGGTGATCCTGAGGAGAAGGAAGCTCTTCTCCGGCTAGAAATCCCAACGGCTTCACACTTCTTGAGATTCATTTCTCCAGCCCTGCTGTGATTTAATTATAAAATCTCCGGCAGCAAGAGGCACTGCATGCGATCTAGTGCTGCCACCTACAGGCTACATCTGGAACCGGCAGCCTGCAGCTTGCTGCGGAGTGCGGCAGACCCCATAGCCCAGAGGATGAACACTGCAGTCTGCGTTCGGCTCCACGTTGCGGGAACGCTGCACCTCCAGCTCCTCTGCATTATTAACCCCAGAGCCAGCctgcagagaggagcagagagccccaccAGGCTGGAGCCGCACTGAGGGCTGCGGGTGCTTCTATGCACCGTGTGTCAGGGACAGGTCAGGAGGACAAAGAAAGGGAAGGAGCAGTTTTATAAAGACGACGACAGGTAGATCAGAGCCGCCAGGATCGGCTGTAGCCTGCAGCTGGAGGGGACGGCCCAGCAGACTTGGGCGCTGCTCTTGAGGAAGGGAGGCCAACCTGCCAGCGCAGCCCTGTCATTCACAGCTGCCTgtcaccccttctctacctaacCGGCCACGTCTCCCGCGACAGGCTCggctccccatcccctggctgcccctgcctTCGCACCTGGCGGATGGGCTCTGGGATCCGGTACCTACAGCAGGACTGGACGAGGCGCACCGCCGACTCCAGGCACGTCCTGTGGCCCACGGAGACGTAGATGGGCTTCGTGCTCTTCTTGTAGCTGCGCAGGGCCTGGAGGGTGGGAAACCGGACAGACCAGAGCTTTGGGGCTTGTTTAAAACAAACGCAAGACGTCAGTGATTGCAAACACACATGGGAGAGCTGGGGGGTGTCAGACATTTCAGAGCCCCGGGCTTTACTGTTCCTCTCTGCTTGGGAGCATCACAGGGAGGGTCTGTCTCCTAGGGCTCCTTATACTCCCATCCCCAATATTTCACACTGCTCAGAGCAAGGGACCTTGCTCAGTGGAGAATATACCCAGGCGAGGGAGGCAGCCAACACCTGCCAGCTCTGAGTGGggacccagccagccccaccatTTCCCAAGCTGCCTTTTCCACCAAGTTGCAGAGGCTCCTGTCTCACAGTCTGGAGACCTGCCACAGAAAACACTCCTGCCCGTGCTTTGCCCTTTGCTGTAATGGCGCAGGACACTGGCAGATAGACCAGGACATGGCAGCTCACATACCACTGTCACATACGACAAAGTGGCCGTGCATCCCAGGAGGGGATCCCACGCCTTGGGCTGAAAGGAATGGGAAGTGAGCGTTAGCCCTGCCTACTCAGATCCTGCCCTCCTGGCTTATTGTCACTGGGCTGCAGAGAGCTGCACCACACTttgtcccctccctccttcccatttGAGCCAGGCTAGGGAACATGGAGAAGGCCCAGCTGTGACCAACACGCAGAGCAGACTCCCCATGACTCACCATGCCCAGGACTCTCCCGGAGGTGCCCCTCAGAGGGAATACGTCTCCTCCCATTTGCAGGTCGCGGATCTAAAACAAGCACCCAAGGGCAGCTGGTTAGAGCTCCAGTGCACCAGTTCCAGGAGGGTCTGGGAGAGCCTACTCCAGAACTTCCCTTCTTTGTCTGAACAGGCTCCCGTAATACTGTACCGCCAGCACTTCCTGCTGGGATGGAGAACCCGGGAGCTGCCCCTTACCAGCCAGCATgtggctccccagctcctcatggtGGGAGAGGCCAGGAAGGGGGCCGCTAGGAGCTCCCTCTCACCAAGGCTCTTACTCCATTTCCCCCACTGGCACAGGAGGGAGGGATGCTCACGCTGGCCTTACCTGCCCCTTGTGCTGCTCATCCTTGGCCAGGCCATCGACCTGCAGGAGGTTTTTGGCCACACCAATACATGGCAGGCCCGTCAGCACCCCCAGGTGGCAGGCCACACCAAACCCTGCCGAACAAGCCAAGAGATGGTCAAGGGAAACAGGAAGAGGCCAGCAATGGGGTTCTCCACCCTGTTCTGGTGACCCTCCTCAGAAGGCACAGCCCCGGGTATGTCTGTAAGACTGTGACAACACTACAGCCAAGCGCAGAGTGGGTGGTTCTGGCAGATGGGGAGACCAGTGCCGCAGGGACAGAGTTCTCCATAGAGGGGCAGTCTGTCAACCCCAAAGCTGGAGGTTCCAGAACCTCCAGCTGGGATCAGAACCCAATCAATgcctctgggggaggggaattagCCTATTGCTAGATGATAATTATTTAATGTCTCCTTCTCTGGACCCTAGTGAACAGCAGGACTCTCTCCTGGAGCCTGGGGGTCCCCCGTCGGGGGGGCAGCGCTCTCTCCTAGGGCTTGGGGTCCCCCGTCAGGGGGCAGCGCTCTCTCCTAGGCCCTGGGAGTCCAGGGGGCAGCGCTCTCTCCTAGGCCCTGGGGGGCTCCCCTGTCGGGGGGCAGCGCTCTCTCCTAGGCCCTGGGAGTCCAGGGGGCAGCGCTCTCTCCTAGGCCCTGGGGGGCTCCCCTGTCGGGGGGCAGCGCTCTCTCCTAGGCCCTGGGGGGCTCCCCTGTCGGGGGGCAGCGCTCTCTCCTAGGCCCTGGGGGGCTCCTCCATCGGAGGGCAGCGCTCTCTCATACCTCTGTGATGGAGCACGCCATTCCCATCTACGAGCAGCACCTGGAAGAACCACCAAGTGATGTGTTAGTTACCAAGCACCATGGAACGCTCCAGCTGAGCGAACACACCTCCGACCTGAACAAGTGGGGAGCGAGGCCAGCTCCGTGAGGAAGGAGAAGGCTCCATTTCAAtcctttgccccacccccacagctcctttACCCAGGTTcgccccacccctgcctgccccactctCTCTTTCATGCCCCTTTTGAGGAACATCCCCGGGAGTAGGGAGCTGATCTTTCTAttgcagcccagtgccctgcacccccatagtACTAAAGAAAGGATGGGAGTCACCCCTGCATCTCGCCTTCCCTGCTCAGACACGGTGAAGTCTGGCTGGCCACTGGCTCGCTTTCCCCATCCCCACAGAGACAGTGAAGCTCACACAACAACAAGGCTGTGTTAGGGTgcaccctgccctgctgctgcagagGTGCTGGCAGGGCAACCTCTAGGGAGGGTTTCTTTTCAGGAACATCCAGCACCCCAGGGACATCTCCCCATGAGAGAAAGGAACATGCTGCACCTGAGGCCTGAGCCCAGGCTCTCGCTCCTGAAGTCTCTGAGCAGCTTCTACCAGGAAAGGGGCCTCTCGAAAAGCTAAGTATCCTGCCACGTAGGGGGCACTCACGGTTACCATCTGGCAATCCTCATATAGCACCTGGGACAAAACAAGGACAGTGCTGAGAACAGAGACTCATGTCTGCAAGAGGCACCTTAATGCAACAGGCACTAGGATCAGTGTGCTGAACCTAGGCCATAGCTGGCTTAATCCTGACCAGCTCAGATATTTCTTCTCCAGgatttatattctctctctctcttgctcgctTCAATACTCTCCCCTAACCCTGCTGGGCCACTCCCCCAAAGTTAAACACAAATGCTGCCCATTAGCTCATGCCAACTTGTCCCCTCAGtgtgagtgtgggggtggggggagagaagtgATGGGCAGACGATGGAAAATGACCAGACATACCCTAGCCTacctgtaacagggtgctggcctaAGAGGCACTGAACCAGCCCGTTAGCTCAGAAACTGCTAGCGCAGCTCCCATCAAGGGGAACTgattggagctggcagggtgtggcTCATTAAAGGAGCCTGAGAGTACTCACCTGTGAGCCTGCTGGGGCAAAGGCCTAtaaagctggcaggaaggaagtAGGAACAGGAGTAAGGAACTACTGCTCCTAGCTAGCAACAGGAACTAGCTGTCCCCAGGGTGGCTccctaactcctattgaattgTACACAGTTGTATATAGATGGTGGTGGGAATGAACACAGGGAAATAAAAGGACACTGGGTTTTGCAAAGTAAGAGGTCTCCGGCTGATTTGTACCACGAGCGATGAAGTGCTCGTCTACACTACCCTACCCTGAGTGAGTGCAGGGACTTTGCCAATAGCTAGGGATGCTTTGGCCCCATTCGAGTGTGCAATAGCAGGAGATCACTGTCCTTATCATTAAGACTGCGATTTAGTCATGGAgatcatggaatctgtgacttctagTGGTCTCCATGACTTCAGCTTGCGGTGGTCAAGAGCTGCAGGGTCCACTGCCACCCGCTGGGGCAGGAAGCTGTGAGGTACCCCTGCTGCCGGTGGTGGCGACGGGGAAaaccccagcagctccctgtcACTGGCAGCAgaacccctgagctcccagccgctgggggcggtgggaaaacccctgagctccctgccccaggggcagtGGAGTACCCCCCAGCTCCTGGTGGGCAGCAGCTGGGAACCCTCAAGCTCCGGGCCGCTGAAGGTGGCAGGGATGAGCTCCTTACCGCTATGGCAGTTCCTGGCCCCCATGGGTGGTGGGaaaccctgagctcccagcccctgcgggCAGCGGGGGACGCCCAGAGCTACAGGTGGCAGAGACATCCTGCAGTCCCCAGCTGCTACAGGCAGCTCCTAGTCTCTGCAGCTGCCCCGCTTGAAGTAGTGTGGGGATccacagatccccattttgtcaagGATATTGTTAGTAAAAGTTAGGGACAGGTCATGACTTCCCTGAATGTTTCTgttttgcccatgacctgtccgtgacttttactaaaaatatctgtgacaaaatcttagcctgaCTTATAATCAATGCCTGATCAAAGGGCGTCTCACTCAGCATTTGGAAAAGCAAGTGGATTCCAGAAGAAAGCCTGTTAGGACACTGATCAAGGATAGTAGGTGAATTAACTTACACAGCCGTCTAGGGAAAGTCTCTAAGAACTGTGGCACGATCTAATTCTCACTTTCTGTGATTTCCAGTGGATATCAATGTTAAATTCCATATTTGTTGTCAGGGGTTTTAGTTAGTGACAACTTTTTACATTAGTTGAAATCTGTACATAAACTCGGATAAATCTTTATTAATTCAAAGTTTAATGACTGCAGAATGTGGGAGATTCACAACAGATTTGGAAGTGCCATTGTAAATCACATCTCATATTGACTGATTACCAGAGGGATCTGACAAGGAAGGCACCATCTGTCTAGAAATGTCACATTGTTTTAACTTGTTCTCCTGGTAAATGTTGAATAACAATGGCCTTTCTGCGGTTTGTTTCTGGATAGGTGAAACTGTTGATTTCCATCATTGACCTAATTCAATCAAAATCTTCAAAGCCAGTTTATGAGCTATTTCTTATCAACATCATCATCTCTGACCTACTCCTGAGCAATTGCCACACACTGGAACAATCTCCCCAGGCCTCCAGAAGTTCTCTGTAACTCTTGGACTCTAAGCTTCTCTCTGCAGGAAGTGACCAAACTATGTATTTccaaattaattttgctaggtaaTACCAGAGACCATCACTCCTGTTCTCTCCTCCTCACCCATGCTCTCTGCAGAAAGCCTTTTCTTGGTGAACATGCGGGTCAGATACTTGGCTGCAGCCTTGTGATGCTGAGATACAGTCCATGATGCCCTTTGGGGTAGGTTGGTTTTCTACAAAGCCTTTACATTACAGGTAACCCAACCATGAGACCACCCAAGGGCCATTACCTCAAGATCTGGGTAGCTGAGAACCACCAGGGAAGCGCAGGCGACTGTGTCGTTTCCTTTGACATAAGACAGGTCCACCCCTCCCActctctccagtcctgcaaaggTGGAATCTTTCTGCCACTCCTCAGTGTCCTCCTCAATCACATTTGCCTTTAGCTGGGCCTGCTCCCTAAGGAAAGATAACCACAGGCAAAAATAGTGTCTTTTTATTCCCAACTCCATACACAACACCTTGAAATCACAGGAGAAGCAGGCTGGTCCGGGCATCCTGCAAAATCGTGTTATTCTATTATTTCAGCAGGTTTCCATTCAACAAGATTGCTGGTTTAGGAACGACAGGGTTGGCAGGTGGACAGTGTATTCCTTtgggcagtgtggtctagttaCTGAAGCAGAACATCAGGACTCCGAGGTTCTAGTCTCAGATTTGTCAGTGcttctgagtgaccttggcaaaCCTGTGTGCTTCAATTTCTGCAATTGGAAAATGGAGCTGATAAAAATCCCGTGTTTCACAGCAGGGTTCACGAGGGCTGACTGGAAAGCATTTGAGATCCTGTGCCAGAACAGATGCTTTTCATTGGATGGATGGGAAGGGATGAAACAAACAAAGCTGACAAGCTGGCTGGCTCCAGATCTCTGCAGAGACCTACCATGTGAGGCCAAGGAGTTACCTCACCTCAGTACTAAGGCAGACCCTGACCAAGCTCAGTTAGTGACCACAAACCTgaagggggacactggggggCACGAAGGAATGACTGCACTGCCTGCAGCACAGAGGAGAGACTGGGACAGAGTCACTCTCTCCTGACAACACCCCACTAACACGGAGCACAGGGGAGAGCCCCAAAGAGCAtcaggaatagggtgaccagatgtccaataggcacctattaccccccaccccgtccagatttttcacatttgctatcggGTCACCCTAATGAGGAATCAGCACAGGTGTGACGTCCAAGAGCCACTCAGACAAACAGCACCTGCCCCTTGGGAAGGGAGAGATGTGGGGATGGTACCCACTTCTACCACCAGGTCAGGACAACTCAAAGAACTGGGGACCCACCTTTGAGCGACACCAGGGGCCACAGCTCAGCATGGCCTAAAAGGGCCAGGCTTTGCCACCTCATctcatgccccagcccagtggaGTCAagggttcccaggtgtctggttccggtcgaaaagggaccctggtcgctctggtcagcactgctgacttggccgttaaaagtccatgtagtggtgcagcggggctaaggcaggctccctgcctgccccggctccGCGTGGTTCCTGGAAGTGTCCAGTGTGTCCCTGCAGGCCCTAGGCGCAAGGGTGGGCAGggaggctccatgcgctgcccccacccaagtgccggctccgcagctcccattggccagcaaccATAGCGTGGGCAACGGCAGCGCGTGGAACCTCCTTGGTTGTCCCTGCGGCTCCTAGGCActtctgggagccgcctgaggtacgtgccacccggagcctgcacccccaaccccctccctgagccccctccaacacttCAAACCCCTGGGctccagtctggagccccctccagcaccccaaatcccttatccctggccccatcccagagcctgccccagccctgtgaaaaTGAGGGAGTGAGCGAgcgaggggcggggcctcagagcaggggcagaGCAAAGGCGCTTGGTTTTCCGGGATTAAAAAGCTGGGGACCCCTGGGACTGATGACGTTGGCTGGGGGAGGTCCCCTGAGAAGCCCGCCCATTACGCCACAGTATGACGCATGCGCACAACGCTTTCGCCGCTCAGCGCTACAAGACTACACATCCCAGCATGCCCCGCAACCGGAAGCACGGGCTTCCTACGGGGCCCCTCACACGCCCGTGCCGCGCTCCGCTCCCATTACCGCTCCCAGCGGCGCAGAGTCTCCTGCTCCGGCGGCTCCGTCTCGCTGCACGCCATGACTCCACTTCCGGGCTAGCCGCTTCCGGTGGGGCTGCGGCTTTCCCGCCCGCCGGGAACACGGAGCGGAGGGGTTCGTTCCTAGGGGCCCGTGGCGGGCTGGTCTcagtatgggggaggggcaggccggTCTTGGGCTGCCAACTGCTAATCCCAGAAACCCACACGCCCtcgccccgccccttctcccaggccccgcccccacgttcaggggctgggccggggcaggggtgagggctcaggaTGGGGTGACAGGCTCCGGCCCAGCACGTCcagctcctaggctcaggggcTGCCAGGCGGCTCCGCGTCCTGCCCCCGCCTGCAGGCCCACCCTCCACTGGTCGCgggtcccagccaatgggagctgtggagtcgctCGGGGAGCAGGCTGAGAGGCCCCTGGCTGCCTCCCTGCCTAGGAGCTAGAGCAAGGGCTCTCACTTTTATATCGGTGACtcccaagcctctgagtgccacccccccccatataaattaaacactttttatatgtaacaccatta
The sequence above is a segment of the Mauremys mutica isolate MM-2020 ecotype Southern chromosome 12, ASM2049712v1, whole genome shotgun sequence genome. Coding sequences within it:
- the ENDOV gene encoding endonuclease V isoform X1 is translated as MACSETEPPEQETLRRWEREQAQLKANVIEEDTEEWQKDSTFAGLERVGGVDLSYVKGNDTVACASLVVLSYPDLEVLYEDCQMVTVSAPYVAGYLAFREAPFLVEAAQRLQEREPGLRPQVLLVDGNGVLHHRDPRPANGRRRIPSEGHLRESPGHGPAQLQEEHEAHLRLRGPQDVPGVGGAPRPVLLATSKPQSKTAHWRLPTRADHGVSDPISRLLTDWSSLTGHLVPYLTAGRASTQCVRRQALTVALGGVLGGKGKSLPQGKHARRSLGNHFDPGALLLTAAFCRLQPRSHASSLGLAARLLQLTWGIS
- the ENDOV gene encoding endonuclease V isoform X4, translated to MACSETEPPEQETLRRWEREQAQLKANVIEEDTEEWQKDSTFAGLERVGGVDLSYVKGNDTVACASLVVLSYPDLEVLYEDCQMVTVSAPYVAGYLAFREAPFLVEAAQRLQEREPGLRPQVLLVDGNGVLHHRGFGVACHLGVLTGLPCIGVAKNLLQVDGLAKDEQHKGQIRDLQMGGDVFPLRGTSGRVLGMALRSYKKSTKPIYVSVGHRTCLESAVRLVQSC
- the ENDOV gene encoding endonuclease V isoform X2, producing MACSETEPPEQETLRRWEREQAQLKANVIEEDTEEWQKDSTFAGLERVGGVDLSYVKGNDTVACASLVVLSYPDLEVLYEDCQMVTVSAPYVAGYLAFREAPFLVEAAQRLQEREPGLRPQVLLVDGNGVLHHRGFGVACHLGVLTGLPCIGVAKNLLQVDGLAKDEQHKGQIRDLQMGGDVFPLRGTSGRVLGMALRSYKKSTKPIYVSVGHRTCLESAVRLVQSCCRYRIPEPIRQADIRSREYIRKHLSSPLGGTSPGPGRKEEAEPKH
- the ENDOV gene encoding endonuclease V isoform X3, translated to MACSETEPPEQETLRRWEREQAQLKANVIEEDTEEWQKDSTFAGLERVGGVDLSYVKGNDTVACASLVVLSYPDLEVLYEDCQMVTVSAPYVAGYLAFREAPFLVEAAQRLQEREPGLRPQVLLVDGNGVLHHRDPRPANGRRRIPSEGHLRESPGHGPAQLQEEHEAHLRLRGPQDVPGVGGAPRPVLLLTSDPESTSGSTCPPHWGAHLLGQGGRKRLSPSINLAPGRHCPAPV